The nucleotide window CGGCCTTTCAGCAAGACCTTTTTTTTGAATCTATTCCCTCTAATGAAACTAAAGCAAAAGTTAGTTCCGTTATGGATGCTATTAATAACAAATATAAAAAGAATACTATTAAACTTGCTGCAGAAGGAACAAGGCAAACGTGGAAAATGAAGCGAGAAAAATGTTCACCTTGCTACACAACAAAATGGAGCGATTTACTAAAAATACATATTTAAATTATCTAGGTACGATTCTAGATCTTCCGTTTTGGCTTATTATTAAATATACTGGTTGTTCAATTTCAAAAGGACATTCCTGACCTTGGATAATTGTCATTAAACCTCCATTTTCTAATTCAACAATGTATTCATAAGCCATTTGATTTTTACAGCTTTTTTGTATAGCCGCTCCTGTTACAGCACCTGCAAATGATCCGACAACAGTTGAAAATACGCCTCCACCGATAGTGCCTCCCAACACACCTCCAGCAGTTCCACCGCCCAGAGCTCCAACGCTGTTATCACCACCAGCTTGCACCTGAACCATTCTGACGCTTTTTATTGTACCGGAATGAGTAGCAGAAGTTTCGCCAACTTGTCTCATAGTGTAAGAGTCGTTAGATATGTTACTTGCACAAGATGTAAAAAGAAAAATACTAGAAAAAATACTTAATAAATATTTTATTTTCATGTTTGTACCGTTAAAAATTTATAAAACGATATAAC belongs to Candidatus Rubidus massiliensis and includes:
- the slyB_2 gene encoding Outer membrane lipoprotein SlyB precursor, with translation MKIKYLLSIFSSIFLFTSCASNISNDSYTMRQVGETSATHSGTIKSVRMVQVQAGGDNSVGALGGGTAGGVLGGTIGGGVFSTVVGSFAGAVTGAAIQKSCKNQMAYEYIVELENGGLMTIIQGQECPFEIEQPVYLIISQNGRSRIVPR